A stretch of the Planktothricoides raciborskii GIHE-MW2 genome encodes the following:
- a CDS encoding glycosyltransferase family 39 protein, with translation MPIKQHYLFLTGIIIFSTALRFTGLEAKALWLDEILTTLFSLGHSFNHVPLNQIFSLAELPNIFTFNPQATCPQIAETIARESTHPPVFFCGIHWWLGRMKPTANLQDIVWQVRSLPALFGVATVGAIYLLGRVAFSPKTGLIAAALIAVSPFAVYLSQEARHYTLPLLFITLSLISLIKIQHNFQQERKVKTKTWISWVICNTIGLYTHYFFILVLAAEIGAILLWQIWQSIPTIQPTPTSPKPGEFGWHKKTHNYCQIIPIIRKIIPSLWHFSFCILPLILFLPWLSNLLQHSSRQETEWFKPFEPSWLDHIVPIYQIIMGWVLMAIALPVENQPLWIAIPCGLGMLGFAIALGRYLWQKIPCLCQNFRCQTSTFTLGMYTILILGEFLSIVYILGQDITSAIRYHFIYYPSICVLLAACFSPELVNHTHPLLADNNNLGKDSMRAISQTLAPRLCFNKNQLKISIKNRIFFDKIVILIGICSSVFVISGFAFQKPYHPELVAKQLNLEPEKPLMVIVGYENFQEVALGLGFAWELYHQRTQNLAQATHWLFIDRREGYHSIWPTLPGLEHPVTDESEGSFESFKSLNLWVVAPGLRQKEYPNNLSFSAFNDCIIDPNQYYRIGIPYQLYRCAAEPQPGGKMG, from the coding sequence ATGCCCATAAAACAACATTATTTATTCTTAACAGGAATTATTATCTTTAGTACCGCCCTAAGATTTACAGGTCTGGAAGCCAAAGCTTTATGGTTAGATGAAATACTCACGACTTTATTTAGTTTGGGACATAGTTTTAACCATGTCCCACTAAATCAGATATTTTCCTTGGCAGAATTGCCCAATATTTTCACCTTTAATCCCCAGGCAACTTGCCCCCAAATTGCCGAAACGATCGCCAGAGAATCCACCCATCCGCCAGTATTTTTTTGCGGAATACATTGGTGGTTAGGCAGAATGAAGCCAACCGCAAATTTACAGGATATCGTTTGGCAAGTGCGATCGCTTCCGGCATTATTTGGCGTCGCCACCGTTGGGGCAATTTATCTCCTCGGTCGGGTGGCTTTTTCCCCAAAGACTGGTCTAATTGCCGCTGCATTAATAGCCGTTTCTCCCTTTGCGGTTTACCTATCTCAAGAAGCCCGTCACTATACGTTACCCCTGCTATTTATTACCCTGTCTCTAATTAGTTTAATTAAAATACAGCATAATTTTCAGCAGGAAAGAAAAGTGAAAACCAAAACTTGGATATCTTGGGTAATTTGTAATACAATTGGTTTATATACTCATTATTTTTTTATTCTCGTCTTAGCTGCGGAAATTGGGGCAATATTACTCTGGCAAATCTGGCAAAGTATTCCCACCATCCAACCAACACCCACCTCCCCTAAACCAGGAGAATTTGGGTGGCATAAAAAAACTCATAATTATTGCCAAATAATCCCAATAATTCGTAAAATTATCCCTTCTCTATGGCATTTTAGCTTCTGTATTTTACCCCTAATTTTATTTTTGCCGTGGCTATCAAATTTACTACAACATTCTAGCCGTCAAGAAACGGAATGGTTTAAACCCTTTGAACCCAGTTGGCTGGATCATATTGTGCCAATTTATCAAATTATTATGGGTTGGGTACTTATGGCGATCGCTTTACCCGTAGAAAATCAGCCTCTTTGGATTGCCATCCCTTGTGGTCTAGGGATGTTGGGATTTGCCATTGCATTAGGCAGATATCTGTGGCAAAAAATCCCCTGCCTTTGCCAAAATTTTCGTTGCCAAACCTCGACTTTTACCCTGGGAATGTACACTATATTAATTTTAGGAGAATTTCTCAGTATTGTTTATATATTAGGACAAGATATCACCTCGGCGATTCGCTATCACTTTATTTACTATCCCAGTATTTGCGTATTATTAGCGGCTTGTTTTTCCCCAGAATTAGTTAATCATACCCATCCTCTACTGGCAGACAATAATAATTTAGGCAAAGACTCTATGAGAGCGATTAGCCAAACACTCGCTCCAAGGCTTTGCTTTAACAAAAATCAGCTAAAAATAAGCATAAAAAACCGAATATTTTTTGATAAAATTGTCATATTAATCGGAATATGCAGTAGCGTATTTGTCATCTCTGGATTCGCCTTTCAGAAGCCTTATCATCCTGAATTAGTTGCCAAGCAGTTAAACTTAGAACCAGAAAAGCCCTTAATGGTGATTGTGGGATATGAAAATTTCCAAGAAGTCGCCTTGGGGTTAGGATTTGCCTGGGAACTTTACCACCAGCGAACCCAAAATTTAGCTCAGGCAACTCATTGGCTATTTATCGATAGAAGGGAGGGATATCATAGCATCTGGCCAACTCTGCCCGGTTTAGAACATCCTGTCACCGATGAATCTGAGGGATCTTTTGAATCCTTTAAATCCCTAAATTTATGGGTGGTTGCCCCCGGTTTGCGCCAGAAAGAATATCCTAATAATTTATCATTTTCGGCTTTTAATGATTGCATTATCGACCCAAATCAGTATTATCGGATTGGCATCCCTTATCAACTTTATCGTTGTGCCGCCGAACCACAGCCTGGAGGTAAGATGGGTTAA
- a CDS encoding IS607 family transposase: protein MKLSDYAKSQGISYRTAWHWWKQGLLKGHQLPNGTIIIDVDSSNHIRETACIYVRVPSVEDQDDLDRQANRLTEIALAKGYGVKRVVKEVASGLNDHRKQLISLLKNADYTVLMIANKDHLTLFGSDYLIILLDQLGKKVEIIEDINNQSEDLVPEFMAALRIFSQKIYGKSMTKLQVSHLLSEFQKQFAPEEH from the coding sequence ATGAAACTTTCAGATTATGCCAAATCTCAGGGAATTAGTTATCGGACAGCATGGCATTGGTGGAAACAAGGACTTCTTAAGGGTCATCAACTGCCAAATGGAACCATTATTATAGACGTTGACTCATCGAACCATATCAGAGAAACCGCTTGTATTTATGTCCGAGTCCCCAGTGTGGAAGATCAAGATGATTTAGATCGGCAAGCAAACCGATTGACTGAAATAGCGTTAGCAAAAGGATATGGCGTAAAACGAGTGGTTAAAGAAGTAGCCAGTGGCTTAAATGACCATCGAAAACAGTTAATCAGTCTGCTGAAAAATGCTGACTACACTGTCTTAATGATTGCAAATAAAGATCACCTGACTCTGTTTGGATCAGACTATCTAATTATCCTCTTAGATCAACTGGGTAAAAAAGTAGAAATTATTGAAGATATAAACAACCAGTCGGAGGATTTAGTCCCAGAGTTTATGGCCGCATTAAGAATATTTAGTCAAAAAATATATGGCAAATCAATGACTAAGTTACAAGTTAGCCACTTACTCAGTGAGTTTCAGAAACAATTTGCTCCAGAAGAACATTAA